In Gambusia affinis linkage group LG06, SWU_Gaff_1.0, whole genome shotgun sequence, one DNA window encodes the following:
- the sytl2b gene encoding synaptotagmin-like protein 2 isoform X2 produces MIDLSHLTEEEQEVILMVLKRDEELKRAEEERIRKLEKVLDSGSQSDVKLKYLSGEWFYEAKSQRHSDKIHGSEIILASMKQGKPASLDGSVRVERSKTPSRRSSDAAPPTKPASDAEKENRYSSVRSPKMPRHNPFNRASLIVVEPPENNQSTAPRLDQETQEAEAISRLKNAPAGESSQTSGGSVTSESSSTGFRPVPKKRTFLPRRGSQQGLNAPARPAAIVPAPRRSRQLGSSGSSNQSGLKITDETPQGSVNVPVTGSAPTSSAADKSSLQPLSAVSQVSSNSSLEIDKNSASITKERPAAHSGTDVSADRETPQQRVEARDDQRERATLNIFNLPSNKVQDRDTSSSVGTAGRQEEMSLPPNTLDPIPPMSYDLHFIDKSNQQAQKPNQMTAFKLSSQTTSPTGEEDDSIAKVLDWFNRSTDSSDWLNSEDTPKACKDFDKHASVSKSREEESFDRATSERKLDRSETNRSHLQKINNELNRKGSKETLDTQHLHSQDVRDSCDESKPLKISHLKSFWEKSNTGPKILISKSGTPADKGVNSAEGFAAKEPDVHFVSGKYNGKGLYDKYTPEQSVESRQQPLNNQNMQMVNSIQSEAPEKYNNDSTHLKSISNLQTANRRVLEGEGLLANRPNSSERTIIDQEFESDSAATPNLQPDGFSGSKEFFLQDLLSKTAPGSQLDPDLTTKVGLESENFSLSRNGSYMDENEGQLTKKAKIHRDSVEDVRRRDSEDKNLHSGSSPKRKDDPATKDRAGGSYSNKQPSQHQESTAERIKQLKSFWEQELNKPTFYNGKPKGPGEGKVTRGENQTKLTKRFTKSEFDLRSIGNDSGSDEEGGNKNPQSFTVLPLNQRLDKMNPSLGTSRAQFNFLREFWDEATADSKASLTSDKPKSPKRKEPLRSQLSSQDLKSVDAEIYHASTAVEKTRGAAMKSFPSPQSRAKSPHDKQVGPGSKLQSDNKSNLPSYTQAETGQQKQFKRSAKDFSREEKSTKPQSSVTKDIRSPKSRKDSLCISSSRGSSLRRATSMFALSADEEKDPTHLRVDLSPLRSQSRKHRQLEPEFVIPRARAFVPTDYRHYLGMTDKNSIRTTLTLALSKEAAEVKSRYDLDLGEPLSASTPLSSEERDGRKTTKISQRPVWANYSSSDTGPESSVSSTSETWSNIRNSSKGGIEEDEQNPVRKALRRAEARPKNLAKSMEDITASAAPRQERRADPAADLRRNSEVSAVSTPSSSSFSDPDHLKKMSKSVPSFLQKEVTLSPTEEQTLHRVQPHEAFLPCGPSAFQERGIDTDFCSSATILSSSPGMTSVSSLSGSVMTMYSGDFVEVQGTIQFSINYVQRLREFHIFVAECRDLAAVDPKRNRSDPYVKSYLVPDKANLGKRKTSVKKKTLNPTFNEILRYRVRMEYLRTQTLILSVWHHDTFGKNSFLGEVDVELSKWDFDHTQMNYLALKARTLPSIAPLNGRGEMRLAIRYLPQVTHSEGLPRDVSGSGEIHIWVKECKNLPLIRATIDPYVKCFVLPDTSRKSRQKTRVLRRTVEPVFNHTMVYDGIGEADLTEACVELTVWDRDRLASNLLGGLRLGVGTGRSYGALVDWMDSGPYEVALWDRMMASPNEWVEDVLPLRMLSSARTALK; encoded by the exons ATGATCGACCTGAGCCACCTGacggaggaggagcaggaggtgaTACTGATGGTGCTGAAGAGGGACGAGGAGCTGAAGCGGGCCGAGGAGGAGAGAATCAG GAAACTGGAGAAGGTTCTGGACAGCGGGTCTCAGTCAGATGTGAAGCTGAAGTACCTGTCGGGGGAATGGTTCTACGAGGCCAAGTCCCAAAGACACAGCGACAAAATCCACGGATCAGAAATCATCCTGGCGTCCATGAAGCAAGGGAAGCCGGCTAGTTTAG ACGGGTCCGTTCGAGTGGAGAGAAGCAAAACGCCCAGCCGCCGTAGCTCAGACGCAGCGCCTCCAACAAAACCTGCGAG TGACGCTGAAAAGGAAAATCGATACTCATCAGTTCGTTCCCCCAAAATG CCGAGACACAACCCCTTTAATCGAGCTTCCCTCATTGTTGTTGAACCGCCTGAAAATAACCAAAGCACGGCCCCCCGTCTGGACCAGGAGACGCAGGAGGCAG AGGCAATCTCCCGGCTGAAGAATGCCCCGGCGGGGGAGTCCAGTCAGACCTCGGGGGGCTCCGTCACATCAGAAAGCTCCTCCACGGGCTTCAGGCCCGTACCGAAGAAGAGGACGTTCCTGCCTCGACGCGGCAGCCAGCAGGGGTTAAACGCCCCGGCGAGGCCCGCGGCCATTGTTCCTGCCCCGCGACGGAGCCGCCAGCTGGGATCCAGCGGGAGCTCTAACCAGTCTGGTCTGAAGATTACAGATGAAACGCCTCAGGGAAGTGTTAATGTCCCGGTGACAGGTTCTGCGCCGACGTCCTCAGCGGCAGATAAAAGTTCCCTGCAGCCACTCAGTGCTGTATCTCAGGTTTCCTCCAATTCCAGTCTGGAGATAGACAAGAATTCAGCATCAATAACAAAAGAGCG ACCGGCTGCTCACTCTGGGACTGATGTGAGCGCTGACAGAGAAACACCACAGCAGAGGGTCGAAGCCCGAGACGATCAAAGAGAGCGTGCgaccttgaacattttcaacctACCGAGTAACAAGGTTCAGGACAGAGACACGAGCAGCAGCGTGGGAACAGCAGGGCGGCAGGAGGAGATGAGTTTACCTCCAAACACACTGG ATCCCATCCCTCCTATGTCATATGATCTCCACTTCATTGACAAATCCAATCAGCAAGCTCAGAAGCCCAATCAGATGACTGCTTTCAAACTGTCCTCTCAGACAACGAGCCCCACCGGTGAAGAGGACGACTCCATCGCAAAGGTGCTGGATTGGTTCAACCGCAGCACGGACAGCAGCGACTGGCTGAACTCAGAAGACACTCCAAAGGCCTGCAAGGACTTTGACAAGCACGCGTCTGTCAGCAAATCAAGGGAGGAAGAGTCATTCGACAGAGCGACCAGTGAAAGAAAGCTAGATAGATCTGAAACGAATAGGAGCCACTTACAAAAGATCAACAATGAGCTCAACAGAAAGGGAAGCAAGGAGACACTCGATACTCAACATCTGCATTCACAGGACGTTAGGGATAGTTGCGATGAAAGCAAGCCGTTGAAAATTTCTCATTTGAAATCGTTCTGGGAGAAAAGCAACACGGGCCCAAAGATACTTATCAGCAAGTCCGGGACTCCAGCTGACAAAGGAGTAAACTCAGCTGAGGGTTTTGCAGCCAAAGAACCTGATGTACACTTTGTTTCTGGAAAGTATAATGGAAAGGGGCTTTATGATAAGTACACCCCAGAACAAAGTGTTGAAAGCAGGCAGCAGCCCCTCAACaaccaaaacatgcaaatgGTGAACTCTATTCAGTCAGAAGCACCTGAAAAGTACAATAATGACTCTACCCATTTGAAGTCAATATCCAATCTACAAACTGCCAACAGAAGAGTGTTGGAAGGAGAAGGTTTACTTGCAAACAGACCAAACTCATCAGAGAGAACAATCATAGACCAAGAGTTTGAGAGTGATTCTGCAGCCACACCAAATCTACAACCAGATGGCTTTTCAGGATCTAAAGAATTTTTCTTGCAAGACCTTCTATCCAAGACCGCTCCTGGATCTCAGCTGGATCCAGACCTCACAACAAAGGTCGGCTTAGAGtctgaaaatttcagtttgTCCAGAAATGGCTCATACATGGATGAGAATGAAGGGCAACTCACCAAAAAAGCCAAAATTCACAGAGATTCGGTTGAAGATGTGAGAAGGAGAGACAGTGAGGACAAAAACTTGCACTCAGGCTCGTCTCCCAAAAGAAAAGATGATCCAGCCACCAAGGACAGGGCCGGCGGTTCATACTCAAACAAGCAACCATCGCAACACCAAGAAAGCACAGCGGAGAGGATAAAGCAGCTGAAGTCCTTTTGGGAGCAGGAGCTTAACAAGCCAACGTTCTACAACGGCAAACCTAAAGGTCCTGGAGAAGGCAAAGTGACCCGTGGTGAGaatcaaacaaaactgactAAGAGATTTACGAAGTCCGAGTTTGACTTGAGATCAATTGGAAATGATTCGGGAAGCGACGAGGAAGGTGGTAACAAGAATCCCCAGAGTTTTACGGTTCTACCATTGAATCAAAGGTTAGACAAGATGAATCCGAGTCTTGGAACGAGTCGTGCCCAGTTTAACTTTCTGCGAGAGTTCTGGGACGAAGCTACTGCTGATTCTAAGGCATCTTTAACCTCTGACAAACCCAAAAGCCCCAAAAGGAAAGAGCCCCTCCGATCCCAGCTCTCATCCCAGGATTTAAAGTCCGTTGATGCGGAGATTTATCATGCAAGTACTGCTGTTGAGAAAACAAGAGGAGCTGCCATGAAGTCGTTTCCTTCTCCCCAGAGCCGGGCAAAGTCTCCACATGATAAACAGGTTGGACCTGGATCAAAGTTACAAAGTGACAACAAAAGTAACTTGCCCAGTTACACGCAAGCTGAGACAGGGCAGCAAAAACAGTTCAAAAGGAGTGCAAAGGACTTCAGTCGAGAAGAGAAGTCCACAAAGCCACAAAGCAGCGTAACCAAAGACATTCGGTCTCCAAAAAGCAGAAAGGACAGCCTCTGCATCTCCAGCAGCCGTGGAAGTTCTCTGCGCCGCGCCACGAGCATGTTTGCTCTGAGTGCAGATGAGGAAAAAGATCCCACCCACCTGAGAGTAGACCTCAGTCCTCTCCGGTCTCAGAGCAGGAAACACAGGCAGCTCGAGCCAGAGTTTGTGATTCCACGAGCCCGGGCTTTCGTCCCCACAGACTACCGCCACTACCTGGGGATGACGGACAAGAACAGCATCCGCACCACACTCACGCTTGCGTTGAGCAAAGAGGCCGCAGAGGTGAAGTCCAGGTACGACCTTGATCTGGGTGAACCACTGAGCGCGAGCACACCGTTGAGCTCAGAGGAGCGTGATGGCAGGAAGACGACCAAGATCAGCCAGCGGCCCGTTTGGGCGAACTACAGCAGCTCAGACACAGGACCGGAGTCGTCTGTCAGCAGTACGTCAGAAACATGGTCCAACATCAGGAACAGTTCAAAAG GAGGAATCGAGGAAGACGAGCAAAATCCGGTGAGAAAGGCGCTGCGGCGAGCGGAGGCACGGCCTAAAAATCTGGCTAAAAGCATGGAGGACATCACCGCATCCGCAGCACCAC GACAAGAAAGAAGGGCTGACCCGGCGGCTGACCTCAGGCGCAACAGTGAAG TTTCAGCCGTCTCcactccttcctcctcttctttttcgGATCCGGACCACTTAAAGAAGATGAGCAAATCCGTCCCGTCGTTCTTACAGAAGGAGGTAACGCTTTCCCCGACTGAAGAACAAACCCTGCACCGCGTTCAGCCGCACGAAGCTTTCCTCCCCTGCGGTCCGTCTGCGTTTCAGGAGCGCGGCATTGACACCGACTTCTGCAGCTCAGCGACTATCCTGAGCAGCTCCCCTGGCATGACGTCTGTGTCTTCT CTGAGTGGGAGTGTGATGACCATGTACAGCGGCGATTTTGTTGAGGTTCAGGGAACCATCCAGTTTTCCATCAACTACGTCCAAAGACTGCGGGAGTTTCACATCTTTGTGGCGGAGTGCCGCGACCTGGCCGCAGTCGACCCAAAGAGGAACCGCTCCGACCC gtacGTCAAAAGTTATCTGGTTCCTGACAAAGCCAATCtaggaaagaggaaaacatctgtaaagaaaaagacactgaaTCCGACTTTCAACGAGATCCTCCGG TATCGTGTTCGCATGGAGTACCTCAGGACACAGACGCTCATTCTCTCCGTCTGGCATCACGACACTTTTGGGAAGAACAGCTTCCTGGGCGAGGTGGACGTGGAGCTCTCCAAGTGGGACTTCGACCACACCCAGATGAATTACTTGGCGCTGAAAGCTAGg ACTCTGCCGTCGATTGCGCCGCTAAACGGGCGGGGAGAGATGAGACTGGCAATCCGCTACCTGCCGCAGGTCACCCACAGCGAAG GTTTACCCAGAGATGTTTCCGGCAGCGGAGAGATTCACATTTGGGTGAAGGAATGCAAGAACCTCCCTTTAATCAGAGCCACCATCGACCCGTACGTCAAATG CTTCGTGCTGCCGGACACGAGCAGGAAGAGCCGTCAGAAGACGCGCGTCCTGCGGAGGACCGTGGAGCCGGTGTTCAACCACACCATGGTGTACGACGGCATCGGCGAGGCCGACCTGACCGAGGCCTGCGTGGAGCTCACCGTGTGGGACCGAGACCGACTCGCCAGCAACCTGCTGGGGGGGCTGAGGCTCGGCGTCGGAACAG GCAGAAGCTACGGCGCTCTGGTGGACTGGATGGACTCCGGCCCGTACGAGGTGGCGCTCTGGGACCGCATGATGGCTTCTCCCAATGAATGGGTGGAGGATGTGCTGCCGCTGAGAATGTTAAGTTCTGCCAGAACAGCTCTAAAATGA
- the sytl2b gene encoding synaptotagmin-like protein 2 isoform X4, protein MIDLSHLTEEEQEVILMVLKRDEELKRAEEERIRKLEKVLDSGSQSDVKLKYLSGEWFYEAKSQRHSDKIHGSEIILASMKQGKPASLDGDAEKENRYSSVRSPKMPRHNPFNRASLIVVEPPENNQSTAPRLDQETQEAEAISRLKNAPAGESSQTSGGSVTSESSSTGFRPVPKKRTFLPRRGSQQGLNAPARPAAIVPAPRRSRQLGSSGSSNQSGLKITDETPQGSVNVPVTGSAPTSSAADKSSLQPLSAVSQVSSNSSLEIDKNSASITKERPAAHSGTDVSADRETPQQRVEARDDQRERATLNIFNLPSNKVQDRDTSSSVGTAGRQEEMSLPPNTLDPIPPMSYDLHFIDKSNQQAQKPNQMTAFKLSSQTTSPTGEEDDSIAKVLDWFNRSTDSSDWLNSEDTPKACKDFDKHASVSKSREEESFDRATSERKLDRSETNRSHLQKINNELNRKGSKETLDTQHLHSQDVRDSCDESKPLKISHLKSFWEKSNTGPKILISKSGTPADKGVNSAEGFAAKEPDVHFVSGKYNGKGLYDKYTPEQSVESRQQPLNNQNMQMVNSIQSEAPEKYNNDSTHLKSISNLQTANRRVLEGEGLLANRPNSSERTIIDQEFESDSAATPNLQPDGFSGSKEFFLQDLLSKTAPGSQLDPDLTTKVGLESENFSLSRNGSYMDENEGQLTKKAKIHRDSVEDVRRRDSEDKNLHSGSSPKRKDDPATKDRAGGSYSNKQPSQHQESTAERIKQLKSFWEQELNKPTFYNGKPKGPGEGKVTRGENQTKLTKRFTKSEFDLRSIGNDSGSDEEGGNKNPQSFTVLPLNQRLDKMNPSLGTSRAQFNFLREFWDEATADSKASLTSDKPKSPKRKEPLRSQLSSQDLKSVDAEIYHASTAVEKTRGAAMKSFPSPQSRAKSPHDKQVGPGSKLQSDNKSNLPSYTQAETGQQKQFKRSAKDFSREEKSTKPQSSVTKDIRSPKSRKDSLCISSSRGSSLRRATSMFALSADEEKDPTHLRVDLSPLRSQSRKHRQLEPEFVIPRARAFVPTDYRHYLGMTDKNSIRTTLTLALSKEAAEVKSRYDLDLGEPLSASTPLSSEERDGRKTTKISQRPVWANYSSSDTGPESSVSSTSETWSNIRNSSKGGIEEDEQNPVRKALRRAEARPKNLAKSMEDITASAAPRQERRADPAADLRRNSEVSAVSTPSSSSFSDPDHLKKMSKSVPSFLQKEVTLSPTEEQTLHRVQPHEAFLPCGPSAFQERGIDTDFCSSATILSSSPGMTSVSSLSGSVMTMYSGDFVEVQGTIQFSINYVQRLREFHIFVAECRDLAAVDPKRNRSDPYVKSYLVPDKANLGKRKTSVKKKTLNPTFNEILRYRVRMEYLRTQTLILSVWHHDTFGKNSFLGEVDVELSKWDFDHTQMNYLALKARTLPSIAPLNGRGEMRLAIRYLPQVTHSEGLPRDVSGSGEIHIWVKECKNLPLIRATIDPYVKCFVLPDTSRKSRQKTRVLRRTVEPVFNHTMVYDGIGEADLTEACVELTVWDRDRLASNLLGGLRLGVGTGRSYGALVDWMDSGPYEVALWDRMMASPNEWVEDVLPLRMLSSARTALK, encoded by the exons ATGATCGACCTGAGCCACCTGacggaggaggagcaggaggtgaTACTGATGGTGCTGAAGAGGGACGAGGAGCTGAAGCGGGCCGAGGAGGAGAGAATCAG GAAACTGGAGAAGGTTCTGGACAGCGGGTCTCAGTCAGATGTGAAGCTGAAGTACCTGTCGGGGGAATGGTTCTACGAGGCCAAGTCCCAAAGACACAGCGACAAAATCCACGGATCAGAAATCATCCTGGCGTCCATGAAGCAAGGGAAGCCGGCTAGTTTAG ACGG TGACGCTGAAAAGGAAAATCGATACTCATCAGTTCGTTCCCCCAAAATG CCGAGACACAACCCCTTTAATCGAGCTTCCCTCATTGTTGTTGAACCGCCTGAAAATAACCAAAGCACGGCCCCCCGTCTGGACCAGGAGACGCAGGAGGCAG AGGCAATCTCCCGGCTGAAGAATGCCCCGGCGGGGGAGTCCAGTCAGACCTCGGGGGGCTCCGTCACATCAGAAAGCTCCTCCACGGGCTTCAGGCCCGTACCGAAGAAGAGGACGTTCCTGCCTCGACGCGGCAGCCAGCAGGGGTTAAACGCCCCGGCGAGGCCCGCGGCCATTGTTCCTGCCCCGCGACGGAGCCGCCAGCTGGGATCCAGCGGGAGCTCTAACCAGTCTGGTCTGAAGATTACAGATGAAACGCCTCAGGGAAGTGTTAATGTCCCGGTGACAGGTTCTGCGCCGACGTCCTCAGCGGCAGATAAAAGTTCCCTGCAGCCACTCAGTGCTGTATCTCAGGTTTCCTCCAATTCCAGTCTGGAGATAGACAAGAATTCAGCATCAATAACAAAAGAGCG ACCGGCTGCTCACTCTGGGACTGATGTGAGCGCTGACAGAGAAACACCACAGCAGAGGGTCGAAGCCCGAGACGATCAAAGAGAGCGTGCgaccttgaacattttcaacctACCGAGTAACAAGGTTCAGGACAGAGACACGAGCAGCAGCGTGGGAACAGCAGGGCGGCAGGAGGAGATGAGTTTACCTCCAAACACACTGG ATCCCATCCCTCCTATGTCATATGATCTCCACTTCATTGACAAATCCAATCAGCAAGCTCAGAAGCCCAATCAGATGACTGCTTTCAAACTGTCCTCTCAGACAACGAGCCCCACCGGTGAAGAGGACGACTCCATCGCAAAGGTGCTGGATTGGTTCAACCGCAGCACGGACAGCAGCGACTGGCTGAACTCAGAAGACACTCCAAAGGCCTGCAAGGACTTTGACAAGCACGCGTCTGTCAGCAAATCAAGGGAGGAAGAGTCATTCGACAGAGCGACCAGTGAAAGAAAGCTAGATAGATCTGAAACGAATAGGAGCCACTTACAAAAGATCAACAATGAGCTCAACAGAAAGGGAAGCAAGGAGACACTCGATACTCAACATCTGCATTCACAGGACGTTAGGGATAGTTGCGATGAAAGCAAGCCGTTGAAAATTTCTCATTTGAAATCGTTCTGGGAGAAAAGCAACACGGGCCCAAAGATACTTATCAGCAAGTCCGGGACTCCAGCTGACAAAGGAGTAAACTCAGCTGAGGGTTTTGCAGCCAAAGAACCTGATGTACACTTTGTTTCTGGAAAGTATAATGGAAAGGGGCTTTATGATAAGTACACCCCAGAACAAAGTGTTGAAAGCAGGCAGCAGCCCCTCAACaaccaaaacatgcaaatgGTGAACTCTATTCAGTCAGAAGCACCTGAAAAGTACAATAATGACTCTACCCATTTGAAGTCAATATCCAATCTACAAACTGCCAACAGAAGAGTGTTGGAAGGAGAAGGTTTACTTGCAAACAGACCAAACTCATCAGAGAGAACAATCATAGACCAAGAGTTTGAGAGTGATTCTGCAGCCACACCAAATCTACAACCAGATGGCTTTTCAGGATCTAAAGAATTTTTCTTGCAAGACCTTCTATCCAAGACCGCTCCTGGATCTCAGCTGGATCCAGACCTCACAACAAAGGTCGGCTTAGAGtctgaaaatttcagtttgTCCAGAAATGGCTCATACATGGATGAGAATGAAGGGCAACTCACCAAAAAAGCCAAAATTCACAGAGATTCGGTTGAAGATGTGAGAAGGAGAGACAGTGAGGACAAAAACTTGCACTCAGGCTCGTCTCCCAAAAGAAAAGATGATCCAGCCACCAAGGACAGGGCCGGCGGTTCATACTCAAACAAGCAACCATCGCAACACCAAGAAAGCACAGCGGAGAGGATAAAGCAGCTGAAGTCCTTTTGGGAGCAGGAGCTTAACAAGCCAACGTTCTACAACGGCAAACCTAAAGGTCCTGGAGAAGGCAAAGTGACCCGTGGTGAGaatcaaacaaaactgactAAGAGATTTACGAAGTCCGAGTTTGACTTGAGATCAATTGGAAATGATTCGGGAAGCGACGAGGAAGGTGGTAACAAGAATCCCCAGAGTTTTACGGTTCTACCATTGAATCAAAGGTTAGACAAGATGAATCCGAGTCTTGGAACGAGTCGTGCCCAGTTTAACTTTCTGCGAGAGTTCTGGGACGAAGCTACTGCTGATTCTAAGGCATCTTTAACCTCTGACAAACCCAAAAGCCCCAAAAGGAAAGAGCCCCTCCGATCCCAGCTCTCATCCCAGGATTTAAAGTCCGTTGATGCGGAGATTTATCATGCAAGTACTGCTGTTGAGAAAACAAGAGGAGCTGCCATGAAGTCGTTTCCTTCTCCCCAGAGCCGGGCAAAGTCTCCACATGATAAACAGGTTGGACCTGGATCAAAGTTACAAAGTGACAACAAAAGTAACTTGCCCAGTTACACGCAAGCTGAGACAGGGCAGCAAAAACAGTTCAAAAGGAGTGCAAAGGACTTCAGTCGAGAAGAGAAGTCCACAAAGCCACAAAGCAGCGTAACCAAAGACATTCGGTCTCCAAAAAGCAGAAAGGACAGCCTCTGCATCTCCAGCAGCCGTGGAAGTTCTCTGCGCCGCGCCACGAGCATGTTTGCTCTGAGTGCAGATGAGGAAAAAGATCCCACCCACCTGAGAGTAGACCTCAGTCCTCTCCGGTCTCAGAGCAGGAAACACAGGCAGCTCGAGCCAGAGTTTGTGATTCCACGAGCCCGGGCTTTCGTCCCCACAGACTACCGCCACTACCTGGGGATGACGGACAAGAACAGCATCCGCACCACACTCACGCTTGCGTTGAGCAAAGAGGCCGCAGAGGTGAAGTCCAGGTACGACCTTGATCTGGGTGAACCACTGAGCGCGAGCACACCGTTGAGCTCAGAGGAGCGTGATGGCAGGAAGACGACCAAGATCAGCCAGCGGCCCGTTTGGGCGAACTACAGCAGCTCAGACACAGGACCGGAGTCGTCTGTCAGCAGTACGTCAGAAACATGGTCCAACATCAGGAACAGTTCAAAAG GAGGAATCGAGGAAGACGAGCAAAATCCGGTGAGAAAGGCGCTGCGGCGAGCGGAGGCACGGCCTAAAAATCTGGCTAAAAGCATGGAGGACATCACCGCATCCGCAGCACCAC GACAAGAAAGAAGGGCTGACCCGGCGGCTGACCTCAGGCGCAACAGTGAAG TTTCAGCCGTCTCcactccttcctcctcttctttttcgGATCCGGACCACTTAAAGAAGATGAGCAAATCCGTCCCGTCGTTCTTACAGAAGGAGGTAACGCTTTCCCCGACTGAAGAACAAACCCTGCACCGCGTTCAGCCGCACGAAGCTTTCCTCCCCTGCGGTCCGTCTGCGTTTCAGGAGCGCGGCATTGACACCGACTTCTGCAGCTCAGCGACTATCCTGAGCAGCTCCCCTGGCATGACGTCTGTGTCTTCT CTGAGTGGGAGTGTGATGACCATGTACAGCGGCGATTTTGTTGAGGTTCAGGGAACCATCCAGTTTTCCATCAACTACGTCCAAAGACTGCGGGAGTTTCACATCTTTGTGGCGGAGTGCCGCGACCTGGCCGCAGTCGACCCAAAGAGGAACCGCTCCGACCC gtacGTCAAAAGTTATCTGGTTCCTGACAAAGCCAATCtaggaaagaggaaaacatctgtaaagaaaaagacactgaaTCCGACTTTCAACGAGATCCTCCGG TATCGTGTTCGCATGGAGTACCTCAGGACACAGACGCTCATTCTCTCCGTCTGGCATCACGACACTTTTGGGAAGAACAGCTTCCTGGGCGAGGTGGACGTGGAGCTCTCCAAGTGGGACTTCGACCACACCCAGATGAATTACTTGGCGCTGAAAGCTAGg ACTCTGCCGTCGATTGCGCCGCTAAACGGGCGGGGAGAGATGAGACTGGCAATCCGCTACCTGCCGCAGGTCACCCACAGCGAAG GTTTACCCAGAGATGTTTCCGGCAGCGGAGAGATTCACATTTGGGTGAAGGAATGCAAGAACCTCCCTTTAATCAGAGCCACCATCGACCCGTACGTCAAATG CTTCGTGCTGCCGGACACGAGCAGGAAGAGCCGTCAGAAGACGCGCGTCCTGCGGAGGACCGTGGAGCCGGTGTTCAACCACACCATGGTGTACGACGGCATCGGCGAGGCCGACCTGACCGAGGCCTGCGTGGAGCTCACCGTGTGGGACCGAGACCGACTCGCCAGCAACCTGCTGGGGGGGCTGAGGCTCGGCGTCGGAACAG GCAGAAGCTACGGCGCTCTGGTGGACTGGATGGACTCCGGCCCGTACGAGGTGGCGCTCTGGGACCGCATGATGGCTTCTCCCAATGAATGGGTGGAGGATGTGCTGCCGCTGAGAATGTTAAGTTCTGCCAGAACAGCTCTAAAATGA